CCGTATTTATACTAAGTACGTTTGCCGCGGCGTTCGCGGAGGATAAGGTCATCGCGATCGTGCAGTTCAAGAACGCATCGTTCAATAAAGGGCTCGATTTCCTCACGGTGAGTATCCCGGAAATCCTGACCACCCATCTCTCGACCATCAAGGGCATCACCGTGGTCGAACGCGACCAGATCGAAAAGGTGATCGGCGAGAAAAAGCTCTCCCTAGCGGGATTCGGCGACTCGGGCGATTACTCGATGATCGGTAAGGAGCTCAGCGCGAACTCGCTCCTGATGGGGAGTTTTACCACTATCGGGCAGTATGTCCGTATCGACGCCCGCCTGATCGATATCGCCGAGGTTAAGGTGCTCGCGACTTATCAGGTCACCGCGGAGATCGGCAAGGACCTCGAAAATAAGATCGCCGCGCTCGCGCAGAAGATCAAGTTCTCGCTGACCGGCGAACCCTACGCGATGGTCAATATCCGTTCCGAGGAGAACGCCGAGATCATTCTCGACGGACAGCTTATCGGGTCGGCGCCGCTGGACGACCGTTTCATCTCGGTCGGCGAGCACTCGCTCCTGATCGCGAAGAAGGGATACGCGGACTATAAGACCCTGTTCACCGTCACCAACGGGCAGATCGCGAACATGAACTGCACGCTGATGAAGCTCCCGCGCAACTTCCAGCTCGATATCGGGGTATCCGGCATGCTGCCGCGCCTCTTCCCCGATCTGAACGTATCCGCTACCCCTTATGTGAATATCCTCGCAGAAGCCCATATCGGGCAGATTTCCATCTCGGCGATGTGCCGGATTATCCAGTTGAACCTTGTCCCGACAGTCTACCTGCCCGGCGGGATAACCGACACCTATCAGGACGATTCGCTGATCGTCGATTATTCGGTCGCCGTCAGGTATTACCCATGGTCGGGCGCGGTCACCCCGTATATCGGCGTGGGGGTTTCCCTGACCGACGTCTATCTCGACTGGATGGAGAAGTACATCAATACGCAGGGTTTCCAGGAAACCCTCCTGTTCACGCCGTTTCTCGAGCTCGGCACGAAGTTCAATATCGGGGAAGAGCATGTCTCCCTCTATTTCGGGGCGCGTGTCGAGGTACCCCCCGTGTTCCAGATCTATGAGAAAGACCTCTCTATCTTCGGCGACGTTACCTATATAGAAGTCTACCGACATAGCGAATGGGTCACGTTCGAGATCGGCGTCAGCTATAACTTCTTCTAAGGGGGCATCGCATGAAAAAAATATTAAGATTATTGATAACAATGGTTATAGCGGCGGGTATTTTCGAGGCGTGCGGTGGCGCATCTATGTCGTATATGCCAAGTCCATCAGGATATTTTTATAATGATTTTTTCCGTATCTGCGGGGGATACTCGAACTCGACCGTATTCGCCCCGACATTTACGGTATGGGGAGATATTACTCTGACCAACTACGAGGCGTATATCTCGGGAGTGAATATTTTTATTGACGGTACCGCTCATGCGGCTCTGGTATATAATTTCAAACTTATCTGCCAAATTCCCACCCTATCGGACGGAGTGCATACAATAAAGATAGTCGGGAATAATATCGATCCTTATGACTATGATTACCTCGCATATTCGGCTAACTTTACAGTCGACTCATCGCTTCCTGTGGTTCAATTCGACGACCCATATCCGATCGTGCTCATCAATTCCAATCATTACGATGTCGCCGGGCAGATTAACCCTATCGGCGGTGTGACTTCTCTCAGTATCGCGGTAAACGGATGGACAATTACCAACCTGACGCCCGCGTCATCATGGGACTGTGTTATCAACAGTTTACCGGAAGGTGTCAATGTGATCTCCGCACGAATCGGTACAGGAACATTAAATAACTTTATGGCGGCGACTCTGGTTGTCGCTGATTATACCAAACCCGTCATTACGGATACGGTTCCTTTACATAACGCGGTCAGCGTATCGCTCACACAGGATATATCGGTGACCTTCTCGGAAAACATTCAGACCGCGAACCTTCCAAATCTCGTTCAGCTTCAGAAAATCGGGGTTCCCGTCTCTGCAACCTACACGTACAATTCCAACCTGAATAAGGTAATCATCAACCCATCGCTCCCCCTCGAGGACGGGGTGACCTACACGATATTCGTTTCCAACGCGATCAAGGACATCGCGGGGAATAACCTGATTTCCAATAATTCATACTCGTTCTCGACACTCCTGCCGCCGATATCGCCCGCGCCGGCGTTCGCGGATACATCACTGATACCGATATTCTACCCCACTAACGCCGCCATCGGGTTGTCGGGATTTTCCCCGAGGCTCTTGTGGGATACCGCGAGCTTAAACTGGGACGCGTATAAATTCTTCGTGCTGATCTCCACCGCGCCGTTCCAGATAGTCGGGAGCGCGGTCAAGAATAAGGCGGACGGCGTACTCTACTGGACGTCCGACCTGCCGCTCGGTTCCGACGGGAATATCGACATGCTGCGGGATACCTACGATATCATAGCCGGTGTCGCGACCACCTCGACCAACTACTCGTTTGTCGGGAGCCAGATTTACTATGTGCTGATCTTCGGGGTCGACCGCGACTATCATACGAAATATTCGTCGCCCGTGCTGGTGTTCAGGTGGTAGATATGCGAAAACCGCTGCTTATCCTGAGCTTGACCTTTCTATACGCGATACTATTTTCAGCGCCCGTGAAAACCCCCGCGCCGTCGGCTCCGCTCCCCAAAGCGGCGGTGCTGGTATCCTACGACGGTCAGGGCGATTTCTACGACTTCACCGCATCGCAGGATAATTACAACCTCAGCGCGGTCTACCAGTCGGTGATGTATCTCCTCCCGGATTACCGTTCGAACTTTACCTTTATCGAGATGGACAAGATGCAGTTCATCCCCTATGCCTCGGGTGAGGATAAAAAAGCGATCGAGTCCCTCGGCGCGGATTATCTCATCAAGATCAACTACCGTATCATCGGCGATAAAATGCGGGAAATCGAATTCGCTGGAATATTGAAGGACGGGTCAAAGATTGTTTCAAATAAACTCATCGTTTATACTACGTTCGGCCCCCAGACATTCGAGCAGATTTACTCCGCGGTGAAGAACGTAATGAAACGTCTGATAACCGAGGAAAGCGCTAAACAGGCAGGCCAGCCTGAAATCGGTAAAGATCAGGCGTCGAAATTTGTAGTCACCTATATGACTAATTACAGTCTAGTGACGCATACCAATATAGTCAACCTCTCGGCGACAAATAATATCGGTAAAAAAAAGGATGTCACGAGTATCCTGACCGTATACGGCCCGTTCAGGTACATCAATGTGATTAACGATGATTATTTTGAGATATATTCCACTTCTCAGGTATTCCACGATACAGGCTATGAGGTAAAACTGCATCAGGGAATGAATATCTTGTATTTCTCGATGGATAAACCTATTGAGAAGACTTGGGCATGGTCGTTCAGGAATGAAAAAGTATTTATTATCAATAAAAATTCGTCGACAAACACAACCCTCCACCTGAAGGACTTCCACTATGTCCCGGTCAATCATATATTTTTAGATTTCTCGTTCAGTTCTCTGGGTAATTCGTATGATTATCTTGGTCTTCACAGAAGCGTACACTTCGGTCTCAGGATTGGCATCGATCCTCATGCCAAACTAAAATTCGGTATAGGAATCCCTTTCGGTTCATATATTTACAATACTTCATTTCCCATCTTAATAGTTGGGTTCGAGCATTCATTCTCCGAGGATTTAAACGGGAACGAGCTATATTTTCAGGAATATATTAAGAGCCTCTTCTGCGATGTACAGTTTAACGCAGATGTTTTTGTTTTTTCGGCCGGGATTAATTTACGTTTCCTTTCATTGGTTTCCTTCAGCGCCGGGTTTGAATTCGGGACATACAGCACCGCAGTGAATCCGATGAATATAGGAATATTTGCCCGTTACAATATCTATCTCCCGTACCCGACGGCGTACAAGAATTATGAATTGTATTACTGATTCCAATGAGTATGAGGCGGTAAAATGAAAGTAATATTATATATCCTATTCTTCCTTGCAACTGGGGCGATTTTATACCCCGCGCCTGTGAAAACTCCCGCGCCGCAGAGTACTCCCGCTAAGAAAGCCCCGCTTCCCAAGGTCACGGTGCTGGT
This window of the Brevinematales bacterium genome carries:
- a CDS encoding PEGA domain-containing protein, producing MKKWVVCAVFILSTFAAAFAEDKVIAIVQFKNASFNKGLDFLTVSIPEILTTHLSTIKGITVVERDQIEKVIGEKKLSLAGFGDSGDYSMIGKELSANSLLMGSFTTIGQYVRIDARLIDIAEVKVLATYQVTAEIGKDLENKIAALAQKIKFSLTGEPYAMVNIRSEENAEIILDGQLIGSAPLDDRFISVGEHSLLIAKKGYADYKTLFTVTNGQIANMNCTLMKLPRNFQLDIGVSGMLPRLFPDLNVSATPYVNILAEAHIGQISISAMCRIIQLNLVPTVYLPGGITDTYQDDSLIVDYSVAVRYYPWSGAVTPYIGVGVSLTDVYLDWMEKYINTQGFQETLLFTPFLELGTKFNIGEEHVSLYFGARVEVPPVFQIYEKDLSIFGDVTYIEVYRHSEWVTFEIGVSYNFF
- a CDS encoding Ig-like domain-containing protein translates to MKKILRLLITMVIAAGIFEACGGASMSYMPSPSGYFYNDFFRICGGYSNSTVFAPTFTVWGDITLTNYEAYISGVNIFIDGTAHAALVYNFKLICQIPTLSDGVHTIKIVGNNIDPYDYDYLAYSANFTVDSSLPVVQFDDPYPIVLINSNHYDVAGQINPIGGVTSLSIAVNGWTITNLTPASSWDCVINSLPEGVNVISARIGTGTLNNFMAATLVVADYTKPVITDTVPLHNAVSVSLTQDISVTFSENIQTANLPNLVQLQKIGVPVSATYTYNSNLNKVIINPSLPLEDGVTYTIFVSNAIKDIAGNNLISNNSYSFSTLLPPISPAPAFADTSLIPIFYPTNAAIGLSGFSPRLLWDTASLNWDAYKFFVLISTAPFQIVGSAVKNKADGVLYWTSDLPLGSDGNIDMLRDTYDIIAGVATTSTNYSFVGSQIYYVLIFGVDRDYHTKYSSPVLVFRW